The following are encoded together in the Salvia hispanica cultivar TCC Black 2014 chromosome 6, UniMelb_Shisp_WGS_1.0, whole genome shotgun sequence genome:
- the LOC125192161 gene encoding probable disease resistance protein At1g59620, whose protein sequence is MDTIARVSGMIEDLESLHATCTDIDERLMFENKIEELKEILDFLRDLKLKERSRLKYLMVELVKLAQDVMDVGINDYRTTRKYASLQDEIKATKTRMISFGDGDEAEEIVVGLEEDVKKLLDNYILTNLSFRMLSIKGMIGIGKTTLARQLYKAGASQFQRHAWLHISEFMSDKEILIKLVQKMVVGYVELNKRELAYEEMDTDRLQYMLGYHLYGLSYFIVLDNVWKYSDLKSILEALPSRGQTGSRLLLVTSCNRMKTYDFGYNYEMNVLDSNKGWKLFLKTVDKITSVENKFSKELERKGREMLKKCWGLPIAIIDAARQKAKQRLSGIEWEVLFDSIDLSETLKLLEPMYSSMNDDYQVRFLYMSFFKENAIMREEKLDQIWAANGLGLRNLTEGFAQISILKVVKKHFREIRCHLHPLLHMISIQKAEEEMGLEILRNNGNNRPSQNARHLVIHCGRDKFNHFTNEDSNQLISLIFHGGGGYVEGASSSYWESFEQLKILDMENFGVKTLFEEIGALIELRYLGLRNNYIQEIPDSLAHLENLEVFDIARNFMVVVPDIIWRMGNLLALHMSNVIFQKPLKVDALQNLETLTSISIYDWSTYEVSSLKPLRKFRKLGIEEVDENSDVGTLFATLAKIANIEELFIRGFRYRSMPCLDEIGVLERLSVLKLDGRIGRLPCADCMPQLLMYVALVNTCLDEDPMPNFEKLGSLIYLKLQNAYTGREMVIRGFPRSIELCINELWNLRKIQVDDDAMWSVWKLEINSCPHLETLPEQISRMSELQVFKMVTTKYIARMIRSSGLTSEIFEVDIDP, encoded by the exons ATGGACACGATTGCCAGGGTGTCGGGGATGATAGAAGATCTCGAGAGTTTGCATGCTACATGTACGGATATCGACGAGCGTTTGATGTTCGAGAACAAAATTGAAGAGCTGAAAGAGATATTGGATTTCTTGAGAGACTTGAAATTGAAAGAGAGGAGCAggctaaaatatttaatggttGAATTGGTTAAGTTGGCTCAAGATGTCATGGACGTGGGCATTAATGATTACCGTACCACTCGCAAGTATGCGAGCCTCCAGGATGAGATCAAGGCGACAAAGACGCGGATGATAAGCtttggagatggagatgaagCAGAGGAAATTGTGGTGGGGTTGGAGGAAGACGTGAAGAAGTTGCTTgacaattatattttaacaaatttgtCCTTCCGGATGTTGTCTATAAAGGGAATGATTGGTATCGGGAAGACCACTCTCGCCAGACAACTGTACAAGGCCGGCGCTAGCCAGTTCCAGCGTCATGCTTGGTTACACATTTCTGAGTTCATGAGTGACAAAGAGATACTTATAAAACTGGTACAGAAAATGGTGGTAGGATATGTGGAACTCAATAAAAGAGAATTGGCATACGAAGAAATGGACACCGATAGGCTCCAATATATGCTTGGCTATCACCTGTACGGATTGTCATATTTCATAGTGTTGGACAATGTGTGGAAATATTCAGATTTGAAGTCCATCTTGGAAGCTCTTCCATCTAGAG gCCAGACTGGAAGCAGGTTGTTGCTGGTAACAAGTTGTAACAGAATGAAAACATACGATTTTGGTTATAATTATGAGATGAATGTTTTGGATTCTAATAAGGGTTGGAAATTGTTTTTGAAAACAGTTGATAAAATTACAAGTGTTGAGAACAAATTCTCAAAGGAGTTGGAGAGGAAGGGAAGAGAGATGCTGAAAAAATGTTGGGGTTTGCCGATAGCTATAATAGATGCTGCAAGGCAGAAAGCAAAACAAAGACTTTCTGGGATTGAATGGGAAGTACtttttgattcaattgatttgagTGAAACGTTAAAGTTATTGGAACCGATGTATAGTTCCATGAACGATGATTACCAGGTACGTTTCTTGTATATGTCCTTTTTTaaggaaaatgcaataatgagagaagaaaagttGGACCAGATTTGGGCTGCAAATGGATTAGGCTTAAGAAACCTTACAGAGGGTTTTGCTCAGATTTCGATTCTTAAAGTCGTGAAGAAGCACTTTAGAGAAATAAGGTGTCACCTCCATCCTCTATTACACATGATATCAATCCAAAAGGCAGAAGAGGAAATGGGCTTAGAGATATTAAGGAACAATGGAAACAACAGGCCCTCTCAGAATGCCCGTCATCTTGTTATCCATTGTGGCAGAGACAAGTTTAATCATTTCACGAATGAAGATAGCAACCAACTTATTTCTCTCATCTTCCATGGAGGTGGTGGCTACGTAGAAGGAGCTAGCTCGTCTTATTGGGAGAGTTTTGAACAACTCAAAATACTTGACATGGAAAATTTTGGGGTGAAGACTTTATTCGAAGAAATCGGAGCATTGATTGAGTTAAGATATTTGGGATTGAGAAACAATTACATACAAGAGATCCCAGACTCACTGGCACATCTGGAAAACCTCGAGGTTTTTGATATAGCTCGGAACTTTATGGTGGTGGTCCCGGATATTATATGGCGAATGGGCAACCTTCTTGCTCTCCACATGTCTAATGTGATTTTCCAGAAGCCTCTGAAAGTAGATGCGCTGCAGAATCTGGAGACCCTAACATCCATCTCGATTTATGATTGGTCGACATATGAGGTCTCGAGCTTGAAGCCATTGCGTAAATTCCGAAAGTTGGGCATTGAAGAAGTTGATGAAAACTCAGATGTAGGCACACTCTTTGCAACACTAGCTAAGATTGCCAACATTGAAGAGCTTTTCATAAGAGGGTTTCGTTATAGAAGCATGCCGTGTTTGGATGAAATTGGTGTTTTAGAAAGACTCAGTGTGCTAAAACTAGATGGGCGTATAGGTAGGCTACCATGTGCAGATTGTATGCCTCAGTTGCTTATGTACGTAGCATTGGTAAACACTTGTCTTGATGAAGACCCCATGCCAAATTTTGAGAAGCTCGGATCCCTAATCTACCTCAAACTGCAAAATGCATACACTGGTCGAGAAATGGTAATCCGTGGATTTCCAAGGTCCATAGAACTTTGCATCAATGAATTGTGGAATCTAAGAAAGATACAAGTTGATGATGATGCAATGTGGAGTGTCTGGAAACTAGAAATCAATAGCTGTCCACATCTGGAGACACTCCCGGAACAAATTTCGAGGATGTCTGAACTGCAAGTGTTTAAGATGGTAACGACCAAATACATTGCAAGAATGATCAGGAGCTCAGGTTTGACCTCCGAAATTTTTGAGGTGGATATTGATCCGTAG
- the LOC125197176 gene encoding late blight resistance protein R1-A-like yields the protein MADAATEFLLNNLKELVLYEAHLINDTEGNIKKLESDLLHFQAFLKDTVKMRKSNERIKQMRKEIHNVVYDVEDIIDAFMVKNREAGKSNRFIKKILTGHKSQLNLLSIGQKVEEISGRITQLRNEINLTTDDDDKKDIPSEPRPPRKGENVVGFADVTERLIHRLTQETDGLDVISLTGMFGLGKTTLAWKIFNDPEIILKFPTRIWLTVSAKFSEKDIFLRILGQLTTLDAGMRAKDGDELADIVSDYLQMGTFLIVMDDVWSIPAWERLRKALPLQENKSKVLITSREETVGYAASKPRPFVPLRAFEPEESWELFRLEALGKLDCPPQLVKVGNKIAYDCDGLPLAIVVIGGILCELSDSNNVFTTKRNWIKVSEDVNSYLSEKDPQKRMTKFISLSYESLPHYLRPCFLYLGLFPEDYEISASKLIRMWIGEGFIQQKDERIPLEEVGHNYLKDLVSRNLVKALKFRADGNVKICQIRDTVRDFCRIEAATEHFLQEIRLNELGQCVPPISEWCRRLSIHSDCKRYISSKSSTPRARSFVCFSKEPCDDLSGKDSTNLIKAFKFLRVFDIQPLLLKAIDTDLYTLIHMRYIALSITLSMLSPDFNKICNMQTLIINTTSPTLNVKANIWEMRYLRYFKTNASATLPVAKSSSDCANELQTLGLISVESCKGLHERAPKLKKLGIRGKLALLSEEKGPFDSVRKMRYLEKLKLVNDKAQDTERLNSLPKAHQFPSGLTSLTLCWTSLKWQEISILRSLQKLEVLKLKYQAFIGSTWELEDAVGGFLSLQFLQIEQTDLASWKAKSHHFPKLRSLVLKNCDKLREIPVDLANVESFKMLDLTTCTDAVDAARNIAKEKENIFGEGSEFKLSIFPPPPPPAQ from the exons atggcGGACGCAGCAACAGAGTTCCTGCTGAACAACCTCAAGGAGCTCGTGCTGTACGAAGCCCATCTAATCAACGACACGGAGGGAAACATCAAGAAGTTGGAGAGCGATCTCCTCCACTTCCAAGCCTTCCTCAAGGACACAGTGAAGATGAGGAAAAGCAATGAGCGAATAAAGCAGATGCGGAAGGAGATTCACAATGTCGTTTATGATGTCGAAGACATCATTGATGCATTCATGGTAAAGAACAGAGAAGCAGGGAAGAGTAATcgttttatcaaaaaaatccTGACTGGCCACAAAAGCCAGCTCAATCTCCTCAGCATTGGGCAGAAGGTGGAGGAGATCAGCGGCCGAATCACACAGTTGAGGAATGAAATCAACCTCACCACCGATGACGACGACAAAAAGGATATACCCTCTGAG CCTCGACCACCAAGAAAGGGCGAGAATGTGGTGGGATTTGCAGATGTGACCGAACGTCTCATACACCGTTTGACTCAAGAAACCGACGGTCTTGATGTCATTTCTCTTACTGGTATGTTTGGGCTGGGCAAGACGACGCTGGCATGGAAGATTTTTAATGATCCTGAAATCATATTAAAGTTCCCTACCCGCATATGGCTTACTGTTTCAGCAAAATTCTCAGAGAAAGATATTTTTCTACGTATCCTCGGACAACTTACCACTCTAGACGCCGGCATGCGTGCCAAAGATGGCGATGAATTAGCTGATATTGTATCAGATTATCTCCAGATGGGCACTTTCCTAATAGTGATGGATGATGTATGGAGCATACCTGCTTGGGAACGACTTAGAAAGGCTCTCCCGttacaagaaaacaaaagtaagGTTTTGATCACTAGTCGTGAAGAGACTGTGGGATATGCTGCTAGTAAGCCAAGACCTTTCGTGCCATTGCGCGCCTTTGAGCCAGAAGAAAGCTGGGAGCTGTTCCGGTTGGAGGCACTGGGCAAGCTCGATTGCCCTCCTCAACTGGTAAAAGTCGGGAATAAAATTGCATACGATTGTGATGGACTGCCACTTGCGATAGTGGTCATAGGAGGCATCCTTTGCGAGTTATCAGACTCAAATAATGTGTTTACGACTAAAAGGAACTGGATTAAAGTGTCGGAAGATGTGAACTCATATCTCAGTGAGAAGGACCCGCAAAAACGCATGACAAAATTCATATCTTTGAGTTATGAGAGTCTACCTCACTACTTGCGACCTTGCTTTCTCTATCTGGGGCTGTTCCCAGAAGACTATGAGATTTCAGCTTCGAAATTGATCCGCATGTGGATTGGGGAAGGGTTCATACAACAAAAGGATGAACGTATACCATTGGAGGAGGTCGGACATAATTATTTGAAGGATCTCGTTAGTAGAAACTTAGTCAAAGCTCTCAAGTTTAGAGCTGATGGCAATGTTAAAATATGCCAGATTAGGGATACTGTGCGTGATTTCTGCCGCATTGAAGCTGCAACTGAACACTTTCTCCAAGAGATCAGGCTCAACGAACTAGGACAATGTGTACCTCCAATCTCTGAGTGGTGCCGCCGTCTTTCTATTCATTCCGATTGCAAGCGCTATATCTCATCAAAATCTTCTACTCCTCGTGCCCGttcatttgtttgtttctcCAAGGAGCCCTGCGATGACCTGTCTGGGAAAGACAGCACAAACCTCATTAAAGCCTTTAAGTTTCTCAGAGTTTTTGATATTCAACCCTTGTTATTGAAGGCTATTGATACTGACCTCTACACTTTGATCCATATGAGGTACATTGCCTTGTCTATCACTTTGTCGATGCTTTCTCCGGATTTCAACAAGATTTGCAACATGCAAACTCTTATCATCAACACCACATCTCCTACCCTCAATGTTAAAGCCAACATATGGGAGATGAGGTACTTGAGATATTTTAAGACAAATGCCTCTGCAACCTTGCCCGTGGCCAAGTCATCATCTGATTGTGCAAATGAGCTTCAAACACTTGGCTTAATCTCCGTGGAGAGTTGCAAGGGACTTCATGAGCGGGCTCCCAAACTGAAGAAATTAGGCATCCGTGGGAAACTAGCCTTGCTTTCCGAAGAAAAGGGACCTTTTGATAGTGTGAGGAAGATGAGATATCTGGAAAAGCTGAAACTAGTAAACGACAAGGCACAAGACACGGAGCGACTAAATTCCCTACCTAAAGCTCATCAATTCCCATCTGGACTCACAAGCCTCACACTGTGCTGGACTTCCCTCAAATGGCAAGAAATCTCCATTCTCAGATCGCTCCAGAAGCTTGAGGTGCTCAAGCTAAAATATCAAGCATTTATCGGGAGCACCTGGGAGTTAGAAGATGCAGTTGGAGGCTTTCTGTCTCTTCAATTCCTGCAGATTGAACAGACAGATTTAGCTTCATGGAAGGCTAAATCCCATCACTTCCCCAAGCTTAGAAGCCTTGTGCTCAAGAACTGCGACAAGCTTCGTGAAATTCCAGTTGATCTGGCTAATGTAGAGAGCTTCAAGATGTTGGATTTAACCACATGCACAGATGCAGTTGACGCGGCCAGGAATATTGCtaaggaaaaggaaaatatatttggcGAAGGCTCTGAATTCAAGCTCTCCATctttcctcctcctcctcctccagctcAATGA
- the LOC125193230 gene encoding putative late blight resistance protein homolog R1B-17 produces the protein MAYAVCHSLIQTIDRILNLDPQKYPISDEGKRKIKDLLARIEFIKLFLQKYPKEAATFLTDVTNAANQAEDVMEHFIYEHYRWNLQAEKMAAVGRPRNRTEILYDFRELDRVMEKISPIAQQMAEIQQKEEEEHVVQPATTMSSLAQKPLPVIDTDTVGLEEYLKNIKDVLCGQPSSQRQIIPITGMGGIGKTTLARAVYNDEDVINEFPVRAWIVVSQNYNTENIFGELLYALEKQIPDTLVDKSEAVENKIHRILTLKKYLIVVDDLWSAKAWDDIRKAFGDPRKCDGSRILITTRDETVAKDVSSTSTPIRMQLMDYDNCWTLLKKKAFRDRDLPPDMNRIMREVVSGCEGLPLAIVLIGGILSEAPMEAWGEIAKDVKSAVESTTEFGKRIALSYTYLPVDLRPCFLYMGGFPEDHEIRISKLIKLWIAEGFVRDENEAKDYLNKLVRRNLPLITALKCNGEFKSCTIQNMVRDLAKSQALDENYERRLSIGYPDLKRLARAYASTLRSCLTFQSSESSLAGLRKFKLLRVLDVVDTDAYSLPAPVFELFHLRYLAFGCPMEVPHAISRLQNLRVLLVHHSKRLRQHSKDNVDLPQEIWLLPLLTHLVSFYDLLPDPEGAASALEELITLNVVKKLICTEQIMGLLYNLKKLAITYFGDKYPNEDYQLHNLHLLTQLEKLTLVVKEGSLLEKKAKPVFPKSLKKLTLSGWRFPWVDMKAIAALPELQVLKLRDHAFEGGAWSTIKEDSDDDDDDDDDDDDDEDEEDLFVKLEYLLIQESDLEDWVTESDHFPVLKRLVLNRCDKLKEIPEDIGDILELRLIEVDRTNESLLHCVQWIRDTQWEYGRVIQVRLL, from the exons ATGGCTTATGCTGTATGCCATTCACTCATCCAAACCATAGACCGAATCCTGAATCTCGACCCTCAAAAGTACCCTATCTCCGATGAAGGAAAGCGAAAGATTAAAGATCTTCTTGCACGGATCGAATTCATCAAACTGTTCCTCCAAAAGTATCCCAAGGAAGCAGCGACTTTCCTAACGGATGTCACCAACGCCGCCAACCAAGCCGAAGACGTGATGGAGCACTTCATCTACGAGCACTACCGCTGGAACCTCCAGGCCGAGAAAATGGCCGCTGTCGGCCGCCCACGCAATCGTACAGAGATTCTGTACGATTTCCGTGAGCTGGACAGAGTGATGGAGAAAATATCCCCCATCGCTCAACAGATGGCGGAGATCCAACAaaaagaggaggaggagcacGTTGTGCAGCCAGCAACGACGATGAGCTCGTTGGCCCAGAAGCCCCTACCCGTTATCGATACTGACACGGTTGGTCTCGAGGAGTACTTGAAGAATATTAAAGATGTGCTCTGTGGACAACCGTCGTCCCAACGCCAGATCATCCCCATCACGGGGATGGGTGGGATTGGGAAGACCACTCTGGCTAGAGCTGTTTACAACGATGAGGACGTCATCAACGAGTTTCCTGTCCGAGCTTGGATCGTTGTGTCTCAAAATTATAAcacagaaaatatttttggagaACTCCTATATGCCTTGGAGAAACAAATCCCTGACACTCTTGTGGACAAAAGTGAGGCAGTGGAAAATAAGATACACAGAATCTTGACGTTGAAGAAGTACCTGATCGTGGTGGATGATCTGTGGAGCGCCAAGGCGTGGGACGACATAAGGAAGGCGTTTGGCGACCCCAGGAAGTGTGACGGGAGTCGGATTTTGATCACCACCAGGGATGAGACTGTGGCTAAAGATGTCAGCTCTACTAGTACTCCTATCAGGATGCAGCTCATGGATTATGACAACTGTTGGACTCTGCTCAAGAAAAAGGCTTTTCGAGACAGAGATCTACCACCGGATATGAATAGAATCATGAGGGAAGTTGTGAGCGGTTGTGAAGGATTGCCCCTTGCGATTGTGCTCATTGGAG GTATCTTATCAGAAGCACCAATGGAAGCATGGGGTGAAATTGCAAAAGATGTGAAATCTGCAGTTGAGAGTACTACTGAGTTCGGAAAGAGAATTGCGTTGAGTTACACATATCTACCTGTTGATTTGAGGCCATGTTTCTTATACATGGGTGGTTTTCCAGAAGATCACGAGATCCGGATCTCGAAGCTTATCAAGTTATGGATAGCTGAAGGATTCGTCCGAGATGAAAATGAGGCTAAAGATTACTTGAACAAGCTTGTGAGGAGAAATCTTCCTTTGATAACGGCTCTCAAGTGCAACGGTGAATTTAAAAGCTGCACCATACAAAATATGGTCCGTGATCTTGCCAAATCGCAAGCTCTAGATGAGAACTATGAGCGGCGGCTGAGTATTGGTTATCCGGATCTTAAGCGCCTTGCTAGAGCTTACGCCTCAACGCTGCGTTCGTGTTTGACCTTCCAGTCTAGTGAGAGCTCGTTAGCTGGACTGCGAAAGTTCAAGTTACTGAGGGTGCTTGATGTGGTGGACACTGACGCGTACTCGCTCCCAGCTCCCGTGTTTGAGCTGTTTCATTTGAG GTACCTTGCATTCGGATGTCCAATGGAGGTTCCGCACGCCATATCAAGGCTTCAAAATCTTCGCGTTTTGTTAGTTCATCATAGCAAGAGACTGAGGCAACACTCAAAGGACAACGTGGATCTACCACAGGAGATCTGGTTGTTGCCGCTTCTGACTCATCTCGTCTCCTTTTACGATCTTCTGCCAGATCCAGAAGGAGCAGCCTCTGCTTTGGAGGAGCTGATCACACTGAATGTGGTGAAGAAGCTGATATGTACAGAACAGATAATGGGATTACTTTacaatttgaagaaattggCAATCACTTATTTTGGAGACAAATACCCAAATGAAGACTATCAGCTCCACAATCTTCATCTCCTGACTCAACTTGAGAAGCTGACACTAGTTGTGAAAGAAGGCTCTCTTCTTGAGAAAAAAGCTAAGCCTGTTTTCCCAAAGTCGCTGAAGAAGTTAACCTTGAGCGGTTGGCGATTCCCTTGGGTAGATATGAAGGCTATTGCTGCTCTGCCCGAGCTTCAAGTGCTCAAACTGAGAGATCATGCCTTTGAAGGCGGTGCGTGGAGCACTATTAAAGAAGAcagtgatgatgatgatgatgatgatgatgatgatgatgatgatgaagatgaagaagatttGTTTGTTAAACTGGAATATTTGCTAATTCAGGAATCTGATTTGGAGGATTGGGTGACTGAAAGTGACCATTTCCCAGTACTGAAGCGGCTAGTGCTCAATCGTTGTGATAAGCTGAAGGAGATTCCGGAAGACATAGGTGACATTTTAGAACTTAGACTGATCGAGGTTGATCGTACAAACGAATCTCTTCTCCATTGTGTCCAATGGATCCGTGACACACAGTGGGAATATGGCAGAGTCATTCAAGTTCGACTATTATAA